From a single Eisenibacter elegans DSM 3317 genomic region:
- a CDS encoding c-type cytochrome, which yields MDFPIFDLGWVGNRFLFIVIAITHVLINHALAVGLIPVIVGMEFLGIKQNFPDWDKLAYKIMKTAFIVTTTVGAMTGVGIWFSAALVNPNSIGSLIRVFFSAWFIEWIVFVTEVVLIMLYYLTWQKWTKGRAKLNHFKVGYGLAVFSWITMAIIVAILGFMMDPGNWHNDQSLLMGFANPIYLPQLLFRTFLAGMMGASFALAMTYFFTEKGSEIRFKATRFTSAWILICALPTIVGGLWYWNVIPDMMVNNMSVAVGMQQFQSWYDTLSKLLIGGVLGVIAFALFAYLRPRLNYPKLAFVAPIVVLFATLGMFERVREFVRKPYVIGGYMYSNTMRVEDYPLFKQDGILKHASFVSTKEVTEDNLVEAGKNVFMLSCSRCHTTNGANAITDKFRNMYGTVDEPWSADAMKRYIKNMHNARYYMPPFPGNEKELDALVNYIKVLQYFPDPETHTFGQTAISKEENARLLAFVKEMEQKQEELARKKQEVDVKLSAR from the coding sequence ATGGACTTTCCAATCTTTGATTTAGGTTGGGTTGGTAATCGCTTCTTATTTATAGTGATAGCCATTACTCACGTATTAATCAATCACGCCCTTGCTGTTGGGCTTATTCCCGTAATTGTGGGAATGGAATTTTTGGGCATTAAGCAAAACTTTCCTGATTGGGATAAACTTGCCTATAAAATTATGAAAACCGCCTTTATTGTAACCACTACCGTTGGGGCAATGACAGGCGTAGGGATTTGGTTTTCGGCTGCTTTGGTCAATCCAAACTCTATTGGTTCGCTTATCAGGGTGTTCTTTTCCGCATGGTTTATTGAGTGGATTGTTTTTGTTACCGAAGTAGTTTTGATAATGCTTTATTATTTAACTTGGCAAAAATGGACAAAAGGGCGTGCCAAATTAAACCATTTTAAAGTGGGTTACGGCTTGGCGGTTTTCTCTTGGATAACAATGGCAATTATCGTGGCCATTTTGGGTTTTATGATGGACCCAGGAAATTGGCACAATGACCAAAGTCTTTTAATGGGTTTTGCCAATCCTATTTACTTGCCACAACTCCTATTCCGTACCTTTTTGGCGGGAATGATGGGAGCTTCTTTTGCTTTGGCAATGACGTACTTTTTTACCGAAAAAGGTTCTGAAATTCGTTTCAAAGCCACTCGTTTTACTTCCGCTTGGATATTGATTTGTGCCTTACCAACGATTGTAGGCGGCTTGTGGTATTGGAATGTGATACCTGATATGATGGTCAATAATATGTCGGTTGCGGTAGGTATGCAGCAGTTTCAAAGTTGGTACGACACGCTTTCCAAATTGCTGATTGGTGGTGTGTTAGGTGTGATTGCCTTTGCCTTGTTCGCCTACCTTCGTCCTCGCCTAAACTACCCCAAATTGGCTTTTGTAGCCCCTATTGTGGTGCTTTTTGCTACTTTGGGAATGTTTGAGCGGGTGAGAGAGTTTGTCAGAAAACCTTATGTGATAGGTGGTTATATGTACTCCAACACGATGCGTGTGGAGGACTACCCACTTTTCAAACAGGACGGTATTTTGAAACACGCATCTTTTGTAAGTACCAAAGAAGTAACAGAAGATAACTTGGTAGAAGCAGGGAAAAATGTGTTTATGCTTTCTTGCAGCCGTTGCCACACAACAAATGGTGCCAATGCCATTACCGACAAATTCCGAAATATGTACGGAACGGTAGATGAACCTTGGAGTGCAGATGCTATGAAAAGATACATCAAAAATATGCACAATGCCCGCTATTATATGCCGCCTTTTCCGGGTAATGAAAAGGAATTGGATGCCTTGGTGAATTATATTAAGGTCTTGCAATATTTTCCTGACCCAGAAACTCATACTTTTGGACAAACGGCTATTTCAAAGGAAGAAAATGCACGACTGTTGGCTTTTGTGAAAGAAATGGAACAAAAGCAAGAGGAATTGGCACGTAAAAAACAAGAAGTAGATGTCAAACTTTCGGCAAGGTAA
- a CDS encoding high-potential iron-sulfur protein has translation MISRKEFLIKSLGLMGAAIAVPSLLSSCAEAKKELAADACDDLSGLSETEIKKRESLKYVSQTPDAAKNCANCRFYKAPAQEGECGGCQLFAGIVHPNGYCQSWFAVEA, from the coding sequence GTGATTTCTCGTAAAGAATTTCTTATAAAAAGTTTGGGTTTGATGGGGGCTGCTATTGCCGTACCAAGCCTATTGTCAAGTTGTGCAGAAGCCAAAAAAGAATTGGCGGCTGATGCTTGTGATGATTTGTCTGGTTTAAGCGAAACCGAAATCAAAAAGCGGGAAAGCCTAAAATACGTTTCGCAAACGCCTGACGCAGCCAAAAACTGTGCAAACTGTCGTTTTTACAAAGCCCCTGCCCAAGAAGGTGAGTGTGGTGGTTGTCAGCTTTTTGCAGGCATAGTACACCCTAACGGTTATTGTCAATCTTGGTTTGCAGTGGAAGCCTAA
- a CDS encoding ATP-dependent nuclease, producing MKIESVRIENFRSYKDETIILDDYSCFVGPNGAGKSTVFYALNLFFRQFKDSKTDLSKLTESDFHHKDTSKDIRITVTFKDLSEQAKEDLKDYVRQDKLIVTAVAKYDQSTERAEVKQFGNRLGIEDFRKFFEADKEQKKVAELKEIYTGFQSKYSDLRSATSKADMIEALQEYESSNPDKCILIPSEDQFYGASRGANRLAPHIQWVFVPAVKDATEEGEESKTSALGQLLARTVRSKINFDEKVNELRAKAREQYQALLDAEQSALDDISSSLQNRLTAWAHPNLSAKVLWKQDPEKSVKVEEPAAYIKIGERGFEGDLARFGHGLQRSYMLALLQELALLEEENAPTTLIMGIEEPELYQHPPQARYLAETLIDLSDKGSQILVCTHNPLFIPGDNFDKIRIVRECGNPSFTKITSVSYDDLSKELATVGERHLRETGMVAKLYPSLSPTINEMFFCKVLYLVEGQEDIAYITSYLMLTGKIIDFRKNGCHLVPVDGKNRLIKPLAMAKLLGIPVKVIFDADTNKTRPDEITKHKKDNKAILTIQGHGTESEWPTANIFKDNLSCWQTNLTETIKAEFGADWQTYRDKASAFYDNAGDLEKNPLAVAKTLELAWADGKKSQIFIDLVDRIIEYADKATTR from the coding sequence ATGAAAATAGAATCAGTAAGAATTGAAAATTTCAGGTCATACAAGGACGAAACAATAATCCTTGATGACTACTCTTGTTTTGTTGGTCCAAACGGAGCAGGCAAGTCGACCGTTTTTTATGCACTTAACTTATTTTTTCGTCAGTTTAAAGACAGTAAGACTGACCTGAGTAAACTTACTGAAAGTGACTTTCATCATAAAGACACTTCAAAAGATATCAGAATTACAGTTACTTTCAAAGACTTATCGGAACAAGCAAAGGAAGATTTAAAAGACTATGTTAGACAAGATAAATTAATCGTAACAGCTGTTGCAAAATATGACCAATCGACCGAAAGAGCAGAAGTAAAACAATTTGGTAATAGATTAGGAATAGAAGATTTTCGTAAATTCTTTGAAGCTGACAAGGAACAAAAGAAAGTAGCAGAACTAAAGGAAATTTATACAGGTTTTCAATCAAAATACTCTGATTTAAGAAGTGCAACGTCAAAGGCTGACATGATTGAAGCTTTACAAGAATATGAAAGCTCAAATCCTGACAAATGCATTTTAATTCCAAGCGAAGACCAGTTTTATGGAGCATCACGTGGAGCGAACAGATTGGCACCTCATATTCAATGGGTATTTGTTCCAGCAGTTAAAGACGCTACGGAAGAAGGCGAAGAATCAAAAACTTCAGCATTAGGACAACTGCTTGCAAGGACAGTTAGATCAAAAATTAATTTTGATGAAAAAGTTAATGAATTAAGAGCTAAAGCAAGAGAACAATATCAAGCTCTACTTGATGCTGAACAATCGGCTTTAGACGACATTTCATCGTCATTACAAAATCGTCTTACTGCTTGGGCACATCCAAACCTCAGTGCAAAAGTTCTATGGAAACAAGACCCCGAAAAATCAGTGAAGGTTGAAGAACCAGCTGCATATATCAAGATTGGCGAAAGGGGCTTTGAAGGTGATTTGGCAAGATTTGGCCACGGCTTACAAAGGTCTTATATGCTGGCACTTTTGCAAGAGTTGGCTTTATTGGAAGAGGAGAATGCACCAACAACATTAATTATGGGGATTGAAGAACCTGAGTTATATCAACATCCACCTCAGGCAAGATATTTAGCAGAGACTCTTATTGACCTTTCAGATAAAGGTTCTCAAATCCTTGTTTGCACACATAATCCATTATTCATTCCTGGAGACAATTTTGATAAAATCAGAATCGTTAGAGAGTGTGGCAATCCAAGCTTTACTAAAATCACATCAGTATCATATGACGACCTTTCGAAGGAATTAGCAACTGTTGGAGAAAGACATTTAAGGGAGACTGGAATGGTTGCCAAACTTTATCCCTCACTAAGTCCTACGATAAATGAAATGTTTTTTTGCAAAGTTCTTTATCTAGTTGAAGGACAAGAAGACATTGCGTATATTACTTCATATTTGATGCTAACAGGTAAAATCATTGATTTTAGAAAGAATGGTTGCCACCTTGTTCCTGTTGATGGCAAGAACAGACTAATTAAACCTCTAGCAATGGCAAAACTTTTAGGGATACCTGTTAAAGTGATTTTTGACGCTGATACCAACAAAACTAGACCTGATGAAATTACAAAGCACAAGAAAGACAATAAAGCCATTCTAACAATTCAGGGACACGGCACTGAAAGTGAGTGGCCTACAGCAAATATTTTCAAAGATAACTTAAGCTGCTGGCAGACAAACTTAACTGAAACAATCAAAGCCGAATTTGGAGCAGATTGGCAAACTTACCGAGATAAAGCTTCAGCATTTTACGACAATGCAGGAGACTTAGAAAAAAATCCTTTAGCAGTTGCAAAGACACTTGAACTTGCTTGGGCTGACGGAAAAAAATCCCAAATATTTATAGACTTAGTTGATAGAATTATTGAGTATGCAGACAAGGCCACGACCCGCTAA
- a CDS encoding DUF5131 family protein — translation MAQSSIEWTEMTWNPTTGCEKISAGCKFCYAEVMSKRLQAMGVEKYKNNFEITIHEDELQTPYTWKKPKVVFVNSMSDLFHKDVPIDFIRKVFKVMKDNPQHVFQVLTKRADLLRYYDSEGWLDWTHNIWMGVSVENNKVTKRIDLLRETGARVKFLSCEPLIGAIPNMNLTGIDWVIVGGESGRKPRPMKEEWVTDIKNQCLDADVAFFFKQWGGTNKKKTGRLLEGKTWDEMPEIELHKNV, via the coding sequence ATGGCACAATCAAGCATAGAATGGACTGAAATGACTTGGAACCCAACAACTGGTTGCGAAAAGATTTCAGCAGGATGTAAATTCTGTTATGCAGAAGTTATGTCAAAGCGGTTGCAAGCAATGGGTGTTGAGAAATACAAGAACAATTTTGAAATAACCATTCACGAAGACGAATTACAAACGCCATATACTTGGAAAAAACCAAAAGTTGTTTTCGTAAACTCTATGAGCGACCTTTTTCACAAAGACGTTCCGATTGACTTTATTAGGAAGGTTTTCAAAGTAATGAAAGATAATCCTCAACACGTTTTTCAGGTATTGACTAAGAGAGCCGACCTTTTACGGTATTATGATAGTGAAGGTTGGTTGGATTGGACACACAATATTTGGATGGGCGTTTCAGTAGAGAACAATAAAGTAACCAAAAGAATTGACTTGCTTCGTGAGACAGGTGCAAGAGTTAAATTCCTTTCTTGTGAACCTTTAATCGGTGCAATTCCCAATATGAACTTGACAGGAATAGATTGGGTAATTGTGGGTGGTGAAAGCGGACGAAAGCCAAGACCTATGAAAGAAGAATGGGTTACAGACATAAAAAATCAATGTTTGGACGCAGACGTAGCCTTCTTTTTCAAACAATGGGGCGGGACAAACAAAAAGAAAACTGGACGACTTTTGGAAGGCAAAACTTGGGATGAAATGCCAGAAATTGAACTACATAAAAATGTATAG
- the tcmP gene encoding three-Cys-motif partner protein TcmP, translating to MTKKDVKTNLLNHSEAKVRLLGEYLKRYLNIICNDGYTKRIKIYDLFCGEGLYENGGEGSPLVTMRQIKDIHSVNVAKASSIPKIDCHFNDIEESKVKKVAQSLKDKSLYYPEFGDLYFSTEDYQLQYENLLSQLPKLKALNQKAFIFIDPYEYKHIKASQIKNLMSKGSSEVLLWLPTQFMYRFANNGTPEALKDFITEIIPNFSEWRPGNVWSFISELKQGFQDFLGNNFFVDTFTIQKDTNTVFCLFFFTSHIKGFEKMLEAKWEIDTEYGKGWDYAGNTPSLFHERKTNPLETKLKEFLKSKKRYNGEVYEFTLRQGFLPKHTNEIFYNWQNNGDLEVLTANGEKARKKSFYIAYNYFKKDNKKVTFNLR from the coding sequence ATGACAAAAAAGGACGTTAAAACAAATCTGCTAAACCATTCAGAAGCAAAAGTAAGACTTCTTGGAGAGTATCTAAAAAGATACCTGAACATTATTTGCAATGACGGATATACAAAACGCATTAAAATTTATGACTTGTTCTGCGGTGAAGGACTTTATGAAAATGGTGGTGAAGGAAGTCCACTGGTAACAATGCGACAAATTAAAGACATTCATTCTGTAAACGTTGCTAAGGCTTCCAGCATACCTAAAATTGATTGCCATTTCAATGACATTGAAGAAAGCAAAGTCAAGAAAGTTGCGCAGTCCTTAAAAGACAAGTCATTATATTATCCCGAATTTGGCGACTTGTATTTTTCAACAGAAGATTATCAACTACAATATGAAAATCTTCTTTCTCAACTTCCTAAACTAAAAGCGCTTAATCAAAAAGCATTTATTTTCATTGACCCTTACGAATACAAACATATCAAAGCAAGTCAGATAAAAAACTTAATGTCAAAAGGAAGTTCAGAAGTTCTTCTATGGCTTCCGACACAGTTTATGTATCGCTTTGCAAATAACGGAACACCAGAAGCGTTAAAGGATTTTATAACTGAGATAATTCCAAATTTCAGCGAATGGAGACCAGGAAATGTTTGGAGCTTCATTTCAGAATTAAAACAAGGTTTCCAAGACTTTTTAGGAAATAACTTTTTTGTTGACACATTTACTATTCAGAAAGACACGAACACAGTCTTTTGTTTGTTCTTTTTCACTTCTCACATAAAAGGATTTGAGAAAATGTTAGAAGCCAAATGGGAAATAGACACTGAATACGGTAAAGGTTGGGATTACGCAGGTAATACACCCAGCCTATTCCACGAACGCAAAACAAATCCACTTGAAACTAAACTGAAAGAATTTTTAAAATCTAAAAAGCGTTATAACGGAGAAGTATATGAGTTTACATTGAGACAAGGCTTTTTACCGAAGCACACAAACGAAATTTTTTACAATTGGCAAAACAATGGTGACTTGGAAGTCTTGACTGCAAATGGTGAAAAAGCAAGAAAAAAATCATTTTACATTGCATACAACTACTTCAAGAAAGACAATAAAAAAGTTACCTTTAACCTAAGATAA